The DNA region GTCGCGGCGAACGCTCCCCACAGCCAGAGCGGGACCTCGAGCACGACGAACACCTCACTGTGGCCCGCGCGACGTACGCCGGCCCCTATACAGGAGTGTCCGTCATAGCGCCCTCGGGAGCATGCGGAGAGGGTGAGAAGCTGTCACACCCTCTGTCCGATCGGGGGTGGCACTTGTGACCGCGTGCGCGGTGTTCGTCACGGCCGAGTCGAGCGTGCCGCTGAGGCGGGTGAGCGCGGCGCGGACAGCGCCCTGAAGGCCGTAGCCGGCTTTCCAGCTATCCGGCGCGCAGCTGGGTATCACCGTGACTTCGCTGGTGATCGGCATGTGCCGAGCCGTCCCTGGCCGCGCTGCTGCGCGGCCCGCCGACCGCTGTCGGCCCCCGGCCCGCCTGCAACATCATGACCCGGCCCGCGCCCCGCGTTTCCTGATCCGCCACGACGACCTCGCCGCCGGTCGATTCGACGAGGCACTCTCCTTCACCGCATTCACCGAATAGGCGGCGCGTCGTCGCACGTCCCGCGACGCACGCCGACCGCCAGACCCCGGCCGTCGAGGAGCTTCGGCGAATGTACAGCCACCTTCTGAAGGACCACGCCGACACACACGGGGCGGTAGCCGCCGGCCTGAGGCGAGGCCGAAGCTGTCCATCGTTCGCGACGCCGCCTGACCGACCGCACCCCCGCGCCCCGACCCTGAGAGGGGGCAGGGCGAACTTCAGCGGGGCTGAGGCCGACACCGGTCTCAGCCCCGCTCCCGTTTCAGTCCCAGCTGGCCCCCGCGTCGCGGGCGTCGAACAGCCGGCGGGTGTACTCCGGGGGAAGGTGCACGGTCAGTCGCCGACAACCGCTACCGGCACGGGGGCCCGCAAGCACGCCCGCGCCCGACGACGCCACGAAGAGATGACGCGGTACGGCCCCGCTGGAAGCCGCAGGTTCACAACCCCCGTGGTGATGAGACCCGCCAGGAGGAGCTCATGGGCGCGCAGACGGAGCCCCGGGAGGTCGGACGGGAGCGGCGCGCTGGACCGCTCCGCGTGCTGCGCGAGGTCGGACCAGCCGCGCACCGCCAGTTCCCGGGCCCGGTCCCACAGCCACCGACGGCGTCGACCTGGCCGACCTCCTCGGTCCCCGCCCGTGAGTGTTCCGCCCTGGCCCGCGCGCCTGTCCCCGAAGGCCCTGGCCGTCCTGGAGGACCTGCCCGTGCACGCCCGGGAGATGGTCCGCGACGTCCTGGACGTCGCCGGCCGGGACCCGTGGTCCTTCCCGCCCTTCAACACCCGCGATCCTGAGGGCGAGGGACGTGCGCACCGCCTCGGTCGGGCAGCTCACCGCCGTGTACTGGATCAACCGCCCAGCCGGACGCCTGTGTGTCGTCGACATTGTCTGGCTCGGCCGACCGGCATCGGACATGACGCGGCCCGTCACCGGCATCGTGGTGCCGGTGACGGGCCGCTGTGCTTCTGCTCTGCTACCAGGGCAGGCGGAACGCGAAGTCCTTGTTGAGGACCGGGACGAGGAACATGGCCCACAGCGCCGCGATCATCAGGACGGTGTACGGCTTGTCCGCCCTCATCGCGGTGATCAGTTCGCGCGGTTCCCGGCGCCGGCGGCGGGACTTGGCGAAGGCCTCCCTCTGTGTCTGGAGCATCTGCGCGGGCAGCTCCTGATACTCGCGCTGCCCTTGCGGATCACGCTGATGGTCTGCTCGCCGACGACCGCACCACCTTGCCTGACGGTGAGCAGTTCCTCGGCGTGAGCGCCGGTGGCGACCCAGAAAGCCAGCAGGGTCCGTCGCGGTTCGAGCGGAGTCCCGCGAAGACCTCGGGTCGGGTCAACAGGCCTCGAGTTCGAACACGCCCTTGCGGACCGTCGTCTCGCTGACCGCGGCGTCTTCGGAGCAGCGGAGCGATCCGAGGCCCGCTTACCGGCTGGGGTCGGTCATTCGCCGAGGCCCTGGCCGAACCCGCCGTCCACGGGCAGTTCCAGACCGGTGGTGAAGGTGGCCTCGACGGCCAGGTACAGCGCGGCGGCGGCGATCTCCTCCACAGTGCCTCCTCGGCCCATCGGCGTGGAGGCGTTGCCCTGTTCGATGAACTCGGCGCGCTGCTCGTCGGTCAGCTCGGCGACGCCCATGGTGGGGGTGAGGATGAAGCCGGGGGCGATCGCGTTGACGCGGATCTTGCGGGGGAGCAGCTCGGCGGCGAGCACCTTGGCGAAGGCGGCGACGGCCTCCTTCGCTCCGGAGTAGGCGCTGAGACCGGGGAAGATGTGGTCGTTGGAGACGGTGGTGAACACGATCGCGCCGCCCTCGGACACCAGCGGCGCTAGCCGCTGCACGGTGAAAAAGGCGCCCTTGGCGTTGACGTTGAAGATGCGGTCCCAGGATTCCTCCGTGACCTCTTCGAGCGTCTGGAACTCGGCGATGCCCTGGTTGATGAACAGGTAGTCGATGCGGCCGAGGCGGTCGGCGACCTGATCGCCGAGGGCGGCGATGGCGATGGCGTCAGTGGCATCGGAGCGCACCGGGTGGGCCAGCGGGGTGTCGAGTGCCGCCTGGGCCTCGGCGAGTCGCTGGTCGCTGCGCCCGGTGTACATCACTTCGGCGCCGCGGTCGGTCAGGGCTTGGACGATGGCCCGGCCCATGCCGATGGTGCCGCCGGTAACGACAGCCTTTTTACCTGCCAGGGCCTTCGGATCGATGGTTGGAGATTGCTGGGTACTGTGGTTCGTTGCCATGACGGTTAAGCTAAACCTTGACGTTGATGTCAGAGTCAAACTTCTGTGCCGGGAGTCACATGTTCATCGGCGAACTGTCCAGGCGTACCGGCGTCAGCACCAGGAGCCTTCGGTACTACGAGCAACAAGGGTTGCTGCGGCCGCAGCGGCGAGCCAGCGGCTACCGCGAGTTCGACGAGTCCGATGTGGCCACCGTGCGCCGGGTCCGGATCCTGCTCGCGGCCGGGCTGAATACCGACCTGATCCGGGAGGTGCTGCCCTGCATGGCTGAAGAGGGAGCCATCCTGGCGCCAACCTGCGAGGAAATGGCCCAGGACCTCAAGCACGAACGCGAGCGCATGAGCCACTCCATCGAACAGCTCCAAGCCGCCCACGCCATGCTCAGCTCGATCATCCACGCAGGCGAAGCGATCACCGCCCGAGTCGGCCGCAACGGACAGTGACGCGATCTCCGCAGCGGACGCGTCCACAACCTCGCGGGTCAAGACAACTAGGCAGTTTCGTTTGGATCAGCCGATGGTTGGTCCAGGTGTGCCGTTGACCGACACGCAGTGGGCGCGGATCGAGCCGTTGCTCCCGGACCGGACCCCGAAGAGGGGTGGCCGGTGGCGGGAGCACCGTGAGGTGATCGACGCCATCGCCTTCAAGTTCCAGAGCGGAACGCAGCGGATCCACCTTCCGGAGAAGTACGGGAACTGGCGAGGCGTCTACAACCGGCTGCGGATGTGGCCCGTCGACGGCACATGGGAGCGGGTGTTCACCACGCGTGAGGCCTGTCGGGTCAGGCCCGCGAGTCACCAGCACCGGCCGGGGCAGCTACGCCGGAGTCGAGCGTGTCACAGGCTGCAACGGGCGTCGGTGGGCGGGGTTTCGAGGTCGAGGAGGTATTTGTTGACCGCGTCGTCGACGCACTTGCTGCCGCCGAGGAGGTAGGCGCCGTGCTGCTTGCCGTCGACTGTGAGCAGGCTTCCGCCGAGGGCTCGCGCCATCGCGATGCCGCCCTCGTGCGGCGTCGCAGGATCGCCGGTGACCGATACGACGAGCGTCTCGGGGATGCCTTCGATATCGGTGAGCCAGGGCTCGTCGCGTGTCGGCGGCGCCGGCCACGCCTCGCATTCGCTGTGGTGAGTGCCTGCCGTGAACACGTCGATGTCGAACATCGGGGCGGCCTCCCCGATCTTGCGTGCGAGCGCGGTCTGTTCCTCCGGCGTCGGACGGGGTGAGTCCATGCAGCGCACAGCGATGTTCGTGTCGAAGTCGTGGCCGTAGGCGCCGTCCGCTGTGCGGGCGTAGAAGGCGTCGCGCAGGGCGAGCATCTGATCGGCGTTGCCCGCTTGGAGCGCGGTCAGGGCGGAGATGACGTTGGGCCATTTCGCTTCGGAGTACAGTCCGCCGCTGATGCCGAGGTAGACGTCCCAGACGCTCAGGTCCCGGCCGCCGGTGGTCGGTGCTGGTGTCTCGACGAGCGGCTGGACGATCTCGTGCAGGCGGTCGTTCGCAGCCGCGGGGTCGGGGCCGAGAACGCAGTCGGGCGATTCTGCGCAGAGTGCGGCGAGGTCGTCGAACCGTGCCTGCAGTCCGGTGAAGGAGGAGAGGCGGAACTCGCTCGCCGTCAGGTCCGGCGAGACGGCTCCGTCGAGCACGATCGCGCGGACCTTTTCGGGGTAGGCCGCGGCGTACATGGCTCCGAGCTCGGAGCCGTAGCTGTAGCCGAGGTAGGTCAGCTGGTCGTCACCGAGTACCTGTCGCATGATGTCCATGTCGCGCACGACGTTGGTGGACCCGGCGTTCACGAGGTTCGCGATGCCGCCAGAGCCGTCCGCGCAGCGCTCTGCGAGTTCGGTCGCCTCCTTGGTGCTCGGGATGTCGTGCACCGCGCCGAACCGGGTTGCGTCGCCTGCGTCGTACTCCTCGTCGGTGTAGCAGTCGAGGGCCGGAGTCGACGACCGGACCCCGCGAGGATCGAAGCCGACGATGTCGAAACGTTCGGCGACGGGACTCACCTGCCACTGTGGCAGGGTGGACGCGACGAAGCTGGTGCCGGATCCTCCGGGTCCGCCCGGGTTGAGCAGCAGTGAGCCCTCGGCGTCGCCCGCAGCGGGGAGGCGCGTGAGCGCGATGTGCGCCTTCTTGCCCTCCGGCTTGTCGTAGTCGAGCGGGACCTCGACCGAGGCGCACTGGAGCGCCGGGTTCGCGAACAGCTCGGCGTCCGCCTTGCTCGTCGCGGTGTCCTTGCACCCGACCCAGTTGAGCTCTTGCTCAAGGTAGGCGCCGAGGTCCGCGGTCGTGCCGGAGCCCGGTGGAGGAGCGGCGGGCGCGCATCCGGCGAGCAGGAGGAGGAAAGTCGTAGCGGCCGCGCCGAGCACGGTTTGGCGGTGTCGGGATCGAGGGTCTGAGCGCATGCGTTTCTCCTGCGTCGAGCCGCGGTCGTGCGCCAGGGCGCGGCGGTGGTTGACGGACTCTTCTCGGTCGGGGCGCTGAGGTACCCGATAGCGGGGGCAACGTGACCGGTCGGTGCGGGGTGTCAGCTCTCGATCCCGTCGGTCTCGGCGTCCAGGAGCCGGTGATGGCGGAAGGTGAGGGCTCGTTCGATCCCTGCGAGGCCGGCCGTGATGGTGAGAACCGTGTTCGCCCATGCCGGCAGGTCGCTGGGCGAGAGGAACGGGGGGAATCGATCAGCCCAGAGTGGCTGGTGGGTGACGAGGTCGAGCAGCTGCGGGGCGAGGAGCAGCAGATTCGTCATCAGCACGATGACGGCGCAGGCGGCG from Streptomyces sp. ALI-76-A includes:
- a CDS encoding SDR family oxidoreductase yields the protein MATNHSTQQSPTIDPKALAGKKAVVTGGTIGMGRAIVQALTDRGAEVMYTGRSDQRLAEAQAALDTPLAHPVRSDATDAIAIAALGDQVADRLGRIDYLFINQGIAEFQTLEEVTEESWDRIFNVNAKGAFFTVQRLAPLVSEGGAIVFTTVSNDHIFPGLSAYSGAKEAVAAFAKVLAAELLPRKIRVNAIAPGFILTPTMGVAELTDEQRAEFIEQGNASTPMGRGGTVEEIAAAALYLAVEATFTTGLELPVDGGFGQGLGE
- a CDS encoding MerR family transcriptional regulator: MFIGELSRRTGVSTRSLRYYEQQGLLRPQRRASGYREFDESDVATVRRVRILLAAGLNTDLIREVLPCMAEEGAILAPTCEEMAQDLKHERERMSHSIEQLQAAHAMLSSIIHAGEAITARVGRNGQ
- a CDS encoding transposase, encoding MVGPGVPLTDTQWARIEPLLPDRTPKRGGRWREHREVIDAIAFKFQSGTQRIHLPEKYGNWRGVYNRLRMWPVDGTWERVFTTREACRVRPASHQHRPGQLRRSRACHRLQRASVGGVSRSRRYLLTASSTHLLPPRR
- a CDS encoding alpha/beta hydrolase, which encodes MRSDPRSRHRQTVLGAAATTFLLLLAGCAPAAPPPGSGTTADLGAYLEQELNWVGCKDTATSKADAELFANPALQCASVEVPLDYDKPEGKKAHIALTRLPAAGDAEGSLLLNPGGPGGSGTSFVASTLPQWQVSPVAERFDIVGFDPRGVRSSTPALDCYTDEEYDAGDATRFGAVHDIPSTKEATELAERCADGSGGIANLVNAGSTNVVRDMDIMRQVLGDDQLTYLGYSYGSELGAMYAAAYPEKVRAIVLDGAVSPDLTASEFRLSSFTGLQARFDDLAALCAESPDCVLGPDPAAANDRLHEIVQPLVETPAPTTGGRDLSVWDVYLGISGGLYSEAKWPNVISALTALQAGNADQMLALRDAFYARTADGAYGHDFDTNIAVRCMDSPRPTPEEQTALARKIGEAAPMFDIDVFTAGTHHSECEAWPAPPTRDEPWLTDIEGIPETLVVSVTGDPATPHEGGIAMARALGGSLLTVDGKQHGAYLLGGSKCVDDAVNKYLLDLETPPTDARCSL